One Streptomyces sp. P9-A2 DNA window includes the following coding sequences:
- a CDS encoding ubiquitin-like protein Pup: MATKDTGGGQQKATRSTEEVEEAPEAQASEDLKERQEQLSDDVDDVLDEIDDVLEANAEDFVRSFVQKGGQ; encoded by the coding sequence ATGGCGACCAAGGACACCGGCGGCGGACAGCAGAAGGCGACGCGTTCCACCGAGGAGGTCGAGGAGGCGCCCGAGGCGCAGGCATCCGAAGACCTCAAGGAGCGCCAGGAGCAGCTGAGCGACGACGTGGACGACGTCCTCGATGAAATCGATGACGTGCTCGAGGCTAACGCAGAGGATTTCGTTCGGTCCTTCGTGCAGAAGGGTGGACAGTAG
- the dop gene encoding depupylase/deamidase Dop gives MTVRRVMGIETEYGISVPGHPNANAMLTSSQIVNAYAAAMHRARRARWDFEEENPLRDARGFDLAREAADSSQLTDEDIGLANVILTNGARLYVDHAHPEYSAPEVTNPRDAVLWDKAGERIMAEAAERAAALPGAQPIHLYKNNTDNKGASYGTHENYLMKRETPFSDIVRHLTPFFVSRQVFTGAGRVGIGQDGREHGFQLSQRADYFEVEVGLETTLKRPIINTRDEPHADAEKHRRLHVIIGDANLSEISTYLKLGTTALVLSMIEDGFIAVDLAVDQPVRTLHQVSHDPTLKRLVTLRSGRTLTAVQLQMEYYELARKYVEERYGADADDQTKDVLTRWEDTLNRLENDHMSLAGELDWVAKRQLMEGYRRRDDLDWDAARLHLVDLQYADVRPDKGLYNRLVARGSIKRLLDETEVERARTKPPEDTRAYFRGRCLEQYADDVAAASWDSVIFDLPGRDSLQRVPTLEPLRGTRNHVKELLDRCRTAEDLVRVLSGN, from the coding sequence ATGACCGTACGGCGAGTAATGGGCATCGAGACGGAGTACGGGATCTCCGTCCCCGGTCACCCCAACGCCAATGCCATGCTCACCTCGTCCCAGATCGTGAACGCCTACGCGGCGGCGATGCACCGGGCCCGCCGGGCCCGCTGGGACTTCGAGGAGGAGAACCCGCTGCGGGACGCGCGAGGCTTCGACCTCGCCCGCGAGGCCGCCGACTCCAGCCAGCTCACCGACGAGGACATCGGCCTCGCCAATGTCATCCTCACCAACGGCGCACGCCTCTACGTCGACCACGCACACCCCGAATACAGCGCCCCCGAGGTCACCAACCCCCGCGACGCCGTCCTCTGGGACAAGGCCGGCGAACGGATCATGGCCGAAGCCGCGGAACGGGCCGCCGCGCTCCCGGGCGCCCAGCCCATCCACCTGTACAAGAACAACACCGACAACAAGGGAGCCTCCTACGGCACCCACGAGAACTACCTGATGAAGCGGGAGACGCCCTTCTCGGACATCGTCCGCCACCTCACCCCGTTCTTCGTCTCGCGCCAGGTCTTCACCGGCGCGGGACGCGTCGGCATCGGCCAGGACGGCCGAGAACACGGCTTCCAGCTCAGCCAGCGCGCGGACTACTTCGAGGTCGAGGTCGGTCTCGAGACCACGCTGAAGCGCCCCATCATCAACACCCGCGACGAACCCCACGCCGACGCCGAGAAGCACCGCCGGCTCCATGTGATCATCGGCGACGCGAACCTGTCCGAGATCTCGACCTACCTGAAGCTCGGCACGACCGCGCTCGTACTGTCGATGATCGAGGACGGCTTCATCGCCGTGGACCTCGCCGTCGACCAGCCCGTACGGACGCTGCACCAGGTCTCGCACGACCCCACCCTGAAGCGGCTGGTCACGCTCCGCAGCGGCCGCACACTCACCGCCGTCCAACTCCAGATGGAGTACTACGAACTCGCCCGCAAATACGTCGAGGAACGGTACGGAGCCGACGCCGACGACCAGACCAAGGATGTCCTGACCCGCTGGGAGGACACCCTCAACCGCCTGGAGAACGACCACATGAGCCTGGCCGGCGAGCTGGACTGGGTCGCCAAGCGGCAGCTCATGGAGGGCTACCGGCGCAGGGACGATCTGGACTGGGACGCCGCCCGGCTGCACCTCGTCGACCTCCAGTACGCCGACGTGCGGCCCGACAAGGGGCTCTACAACCGCCTCGTCGCCCGCGGCAGCATCAAGCGGCTGCTGGACGAGACAGAGGTCGAACGGGCCCGGACGAAGCCGCCCGAGGACACCCGCGCCTACTTCCGCGGACGCTGCCTGGAGCAGTACGCGGACGACGTAGCGGCGGCTTCCTGGGACTCGGTGATCTTCGACCTGCCCGGCAGGGACTCGCTCCAGCGCGTCCCAACCCTGGAACCGCTTCGCGGAACGCGTAATCATGTCAAGGAGCTCCTGGACCGCTGCCGAACGGCAGAAGACCTGGTCAGGGTGTTGTCCGGCAACTGA
- the arc gene encoding proteasome ATPase, which produces MAAHDDDMNRGIRPGRGSEDPAGQIAYLEQEIAVLRRKLADSPRHTRILEERIVELQTNLAGVSAQNERLAGTLREARDQIVALKEEVDRLAQPPAGFGVFLTANEDGTADIFTGGRKLRVNVSPGVDLDELRRGQEVMLNEALNVVEAMKFERVGDIVTLKEILEDGERALVLGHTDEERVVRLAEPLLGITIRPGDALLLEPRSGYVYEVVPKSEVEELVLEEVPDIGYEQIGGLGNQIEAIRDAVELPYLHPDLFKEHELRPPKGVLLYGPPGCGKTLIAKAVANSLAKKVAEVTGQASGKSFFLNIKGPELLNKYVGETERQIRLVFQRAREKASEGTPVIVFFDEMESLFRTRGSGVSSDVENTIVPQLLAEIDGVEGLQNVVVIGASNREDMIDPAILRPGRLDVKIKIERPDAEAAKDIFGKYLTPRLPLHSDDLAEHGGDRGTTVQSMIQSAVEHMYAETEENRFLEVTYANGDKEVLYFKDFNSGAMIENIVGRAKKMAIKDFLEKTQKGLRVSHLLQACVDEFKENEDLPNTTNPDDWARISGKKGERIVYIRTLITGKQGSDTGRSIDTVANTGQYL; this is translated from the coding sequence GTGGCAGCCCACGACGACGACATGAACCGCGGCATCCGCCCGGGACGCGGGTCCGAGGACCCGGCCGGGCAGATTGCCTACCTTGAGCAGGAGATCGCCGTCCTGCGCCGCAAGCTCGCCGACTCTCCGCGACACACGAGGATTCTCGAAGAGCGGATCGTCGAGCTGCAGACCAACCTGGCCGGCGTGTCCGCCCAGAACGAACGACTCGCCGGCACGCTCCGCGAGGCCCGTGACCAGATCGTGGCCCTCAAGGAAGAGGTCGACCGGCTCGCACAGCCCCCGGCCGGCTTCGGAGTCTTCCTCACGGCGAACGAGGACGGCACCGCCGACATCTTCACCGGTGGCAGAAAACTCCGGGTGAACGTGAGTCCCGGCGTCGACCTCGACGAGCTCCGGCGTGGCCAGGAAGTGATGCTCAACGAAGCGCTCAACGTGGTCGAGGCCATGAAGTTCGAGCGCGTCGGCGACATCGTCACCCTCAAGGAGATCCTCGAGGACGGCGAACGGGCACTCGTCCTCGGGCACACCGACGAGGAACGCGTGGTCCGGCTCGCCGAGCCCCTGCTGGGCATCACCATCCGCCCCGGCGACGCGCTCCTGCTCGAACCCCGCTCCGGGTACGTCTACGAGGTCGTCCCCAAGAGCGAGGTCGAGGAACTCGTCCTCGAAGAAGTCCCCGACATCGGCTACGAGCAGATCGGCGGCCTCGGCAACCAGATCGAAGCCATCCGCGACGCCGTCGAGCTGCCCTACCTCCACCCGGACCTGTTCAAGGAGCACGAACTGCGTCCGCCCAAGGGTGTCCTGCTCTACGGGCCCCCCGGATGCGGCAAGACGCTCATCGCCAAGGCCGTCGCCAACTCGCTGGCCAAAAAGGTCGCCGAAGTGACCGGCCAGGCCTCCGGTAAGAGCTTCTTCCTCAACATCAAGGGCCCCGAGCTCCTCAACAAGTACGTCGGCGAGACCGAGCGGCAGATCCGCCTGGTCTTCCAGCGGGCCCGGGAGAAGGCCAGCGAGGGCACCCCCGTCATCGTCTTCTTCGACGAGATGGAATCCCTCTTCCGCACCCGTGGCTCCGGCGTCAGCTCCGACGTGGAGAACACGATCGTCCCGCAGCTCCTCGCGGAGATCGACGGCGTGGAGGGCCTGCAGAACGTGGTCGTGATCGGTGCCTCCAACCGTGAGGACATGATCGACCCCGCCATTCTGAGGCCCGGCCGGCTCGACGTGAAGATCAAGATCGAACGTCCGGACGCCGAGGCGGCCAAGGACATCTTCGGCAAGTACCTCACCCCACGCCTCCCGCTGCACAGCGACGACCTCGCCGAGCACGGCGGCGACCGGGGCACAACGGTCCAGAGCATGATCCAGTCCGCTGTGGAACACATGTACGCCGAAACCGAGGAAAACCGCTTCCTGGAAGTCACCTACGCCAACGGAGACAAGGAAGTCCTCTACTTCAAGGACTTCAACTCCGGCGCCATGATCGAGAACATCGTCGGCCGCGCCAAGAAGATGGCGATCAAGGACTTCCTCGAAAAGACCCAGAAGGGCCTCCGCGTCTCCCACCTGCTCCAGGCCTGCGTGGACGAGTTCAAGGAGAACGAGGACCTGCCCAACACCACCAACCCCGACGACTGGGCCCGGATCTCCGGAAAGAAGGGCGAGCGGATCGTTTACATCCGCACCCTCATCACCGGAAAGCAGGGCTCGGACACCGGACGCTCCATCGACACGGTGGCGAACACCGGTCAGTACCTGTAA
- a CDS encoding ferredoxin produces MSVQQEAGVEGVALEVWIDQDLCTGDGICAQYAPEVFELDIDGLAYVKGSDDELLQATGATTRVPLPILTDVVDSARECPGECIHVRRVADGVEVYGPDAG; encoded by the coding sequence ATGAGCGTGCAGCAGGAGGCCGGAGTCGAGGGTGTGGCCCTGGAGGTCTGGATCGACCAGGACCTGTGTACCGGCGACGGCATCTGCGCGCAGTACGCGCCGGAGGTGTTCGAGCTGGATATCGACGGGCTGGCGTACGTGAAGGGCTCGGACGACGAGTTGTTGCAGGCCACGGGGGCGACGACGCGTGTGCCGTTGCCGATCCTCACCGACGTGGTCGACTCCGCGAGGGAGTGTCCGGGTGAGTGCATCCACGTGCGTCGCGTGGCGGACGGCGTGGAGGTGTACGGGCCGGACGCCGGGTGA
- a CDS encoding tRNA (adenine-N1)-methyltransferase: protein MSEPTGAARRRGPFKVGDQVQLTDPKGRHYTFTLEAGKNFHTHKGSFPHDELIGAPEGSVVRTTGNVAYLALRPLLPDYVLSMPRGAAVVYPKDAGQILAFADIFPGARVVEAGVGSGSLSSFLLRAIGDQGMLHSYERREDFAEIAQANVERYFGGPHPAWQLTVGDLQDNLSDTEVDRVILDMLAPWECLEAVSKALVPGGILCCYVATTTQLARTVESIREIGSFNEPTAWESMIRNWHIEGLAVRPDHRMIGHTGFLLTARRLADGVEPPMRRRRPAKGAYGEDYSGPNADAGTAR from the coding sequence ATGTCCGAACCGACCGGTGCCGCCCGCCGCCGCGGGCCCTTCAAGGTCGGGGACCAGGTACAGCTGACCGACCCCAAGGGCCGCCACTACACGTTCACGCTCGAGGCCGGGAAGAACTTTCACACCCACAAGGGTTCCTTCCCCCACGACGAGCTGATCGGCGCACCCGAGGGCAGCGTTGTCCGCACCACCGGGAACGTCGCCTACCTCGCGCTGCGCCCCCTGCTCCCCGACTACGTCCTGTCCATGCCCCGCGGGGCAGCCGTCGTCTACCCGAAGGACGCGGGGCAGATCCTCGCCTTCGCCGACATCTTCCCCGGCGCCCGCGTGGTGGAGGCCGGTGTCGGCTCCGGCTCCCTGAGCAGCTTCCTGCTGCGTGCCATCGGCGATCAGGGCATGCTGCACAGCTACGAACGCCGCGAGGACTTCGCCGAGATCGCCCAGGCCAACGTGGAGCGCTACTTCGGCGGCCCGCACCCCGCCTGGCAGCTCACCGTCGGCGACCTTCAGGACAACCTGTCCGACACCGAGGTCGACCGTGTCATCCTCGACATGCTCGCTCCCTGGGAATGCCTGGAGGCAGTCTCCAAGGCGCTCGTCCCCGGCGGCATCCTCTGCTGCTACGTCGCGACCACCACCCAGCTCGCCCGGACCGTCGAGTCCATCCGGGAGATCGGTTCCTTCAACGAGCCGACCGCCTGGGAATCGATGATCCGCAACTGGCACATCGAAGGTCTCGCCGTCCGCCCGGACCACCGCATGATCGGCCACACCGGCTTCCTGCTCACCGCCCGCCGGCTCGCCGACGGCGTGGAGCCCCCCATGCGACGCCGCCGCCCGGCCAAGGGCGCCTACGGCGAGGACTACTCGGGACCCAACGCCGACGCGGGCACCGCACGCTGA
- a CDS encoding site-2 protease family protein, whose amino-acid sequence MDASGGRGQPCSGNDEPAERHAGRPAGEPTTDGGRFDPAETTPNPSDTPSPSDTPNLSNPSDTPNPSDDRSAEHAADRIPPTFQDTPPRTGGAPTEAGPTPRNGTPDQPSTPATSQEPDGTTGARDPRTPHGTDPTGTDTPSGTRATGPPPEETPAGHRPPPPEPDPPHQLHHHPDRPLTHSAPGKEPAPQRPAEQQRGGLLMGRPFGVPVYVAPSWFLVAILITWVFGGQIDRVLPELGAASYLVSLFFAVAFYASVLVHELAHTLAALRFKLPVRRIQLQFFGGVSEIEKEAETPGREFVLAFVGPLLSLVLSGLFYLGLLAVDPGSVPGVLLAGLMISNLIVAVFNLLPGLPLDGGRMLRAVVWKITGKPMSGTVAAAWVGRALAISVLVGLPLLTQSGVLGSDAADGVGMDTVLDALLAAILAAIIWTGAGNSLRMARLREHLPELRARALTRRAVPVETDTPLSEALRRANAAGARALVVVDPDGTPLSLVREAAIVGVPEHRRPWVAVSGLAQDLTDGMRVSAELAGEELLEALRAAPATEYLVVETTGEIYGVLSAADVERAFVKAMARPA is encoded by the coding sequence GTGGACGCAAGCGGCGGACGCGGGCAGCCGTGCTCCGGCAACGACGAGCCGGCCGAGCGCCACGCAGGGCGCCCGGCAGGCGAGCCCACCACGGACGGGGGCCGCTTCGACCCGGCCGAAACCACCCCGAACCCCTCGGACACCCCAAGCCCCTCGGACACCCCGAACCTCTCGAACCCCTCGGACACCCCGAACCCCTCGGACGACCGGTCCGCCGAGCACGCCGCCGACCGCATCCCGCCGACCTTCCAGGACACTCCGCCGAGGACCGGCGGCGCCCCGACGGAAGCCGGGCCCACGCCCCGCAACGGGACGCCCGATCAGCCCTCCACCCCGGCGACCTCGCAGGAGCCGGACGGGACCACCGGGGCCCGTGACCCGAGGACCCCGCACGGAACCGACCCCACCGGAACCGACACCCCGTCCGGTACCCGTGCGACCGGTCCCCCGCCCGAGGAGACCCCCGCCGGCCACCGGCCCCCGCCCCCCGAGCCGGACCCACCGCACCAGCTCCACCACCACCCCGACCGCCCTCTCACCCACTCGGCACCCGGCAAGGAACCAGCGCCGCAGCGCCCGGCGGAACAGCAGCGCGGCGGACTGTTGATGGGACGCCCTTTCGGCGTGCCCGTCTACGTCGCGCCCAGCTGGTTCCTCGTCGCCATCCTCATCACCTGGGTCTTCGGCGGCCAGATCGACCGCGTACTGCCCGAGCTCGGCGCCGCCAGCTACCTGGTCTCACTGTTCTTCGCCGTCGCCTTCTACGCCTCGGTGCTGGTCCACGAACTCGCCCACACACTGGCCGCCCTTCGCTTCAAGCTCCCGGTGCGCCGCATCCAGCTCCAGTTCTTCGGCGGCGTCTCCGAGATCGAGAAGGAGGCCGAGACACCCGGGCGGGAGTTCGTGCTCGCCTTCGTGGGCCCCCTGCTCTCCCTCGTCCTGTCCGGCTTGTTCTACCTCGGACTGCTCGCCGTCGACCCCGGCTCCGTACCCGGCGTCCTGCTGGCCGGCCTGATGATCTCCAACCTCATCGTGGCCGTTTTCAACCTCCTGCCCGGCCTCCCCCTCGACGGCGGACGCATGCTCCGCGCGGTCGTCTGGAAAATCACCGGCAAGCCGATGAGCGGCACCGTCGCCGCCGCCTGGGTGGGCCGCGCCCTCGCCATCTCCGTCCTGGTCGGCCTCCCCCTGCTCACCCAGTCCGGAGTTCTCGGCTCCGACGCCGCGGACGGCGTCGGCATGGACACCGTCCTCGACGCCCTGCTCGCCGCCATCCTCGCGGCGATCATCTGGACCGGCGCCGGAAACAGCCTGCGCATGGCCCGCCTGCGCGAGCACCTGCCGGAACTGCGCGCCCGCGCCCTGACACGCCGCGCGGTGCCCGTCGAGACCGACACCCCCCTCTCCGAGGCGCTGCGCCGCGCCAACGCCGCCGGAGCCCGCGCACTCGTCGTCGTCGACCCCGACGGCACCCCGCTGTCCCTGGTGCGCGAGGCAGCCATCGTCGGCGTACCCGAACACCGCCGCCCCTGGGTCGCGGTCAGCGGGCTCGCCCAGGACCTCACCGACGGCATGCGCGTCTCCGCCGAGCTCGCGGGGGAGGAACTCCTGGAAGCCCTGCGTGCCGCGCCCGCCACCGAGTACCTGGTCGTCGAGACGACCGGCGAGATCTACGGCGTCCTGTCCGCGGCCGACGTCGAGCGCGCCTTCGTCAAGGCCATGGCACGCCCCGCCTGA
- a CDS encoding transposase: MGGLRKLAAPFIAPGPSGVAIRTRLTQLTVVDVEVLRQVGAHLGTLASRDLRARCRDGLDHDAGAWAVRKRELTPRSSARWAGAITKATHDQWALARRSARAHIQSLETGVRTLRHRLSLPVGQKGSKRAPGGYRSRREWFHKSRRLAILEHRFEEVRAEREAGKVSVVRGGRRLLHQRHHLTDAHRTEERWRREWQAARRFLTADGESGKRHGNETIRISPDGEVSIRLPAPLSHLANAPHGRYVLTGRVRFAHRGQEWADRVAANRAIAYRIHYDVSRGRWYVTGSWQKPVTRTIPLAAALAQGTVGVDMNADHLAAWRLDVHGNPTGHPHRFIYDLTGPADHRDAQLRHALTRLLHWARTCGVKAIAVEDLDFTAETTREKHGGRKRFRKLLSGLPTGRLRARLTSMADRTGITVIAVDPAYTSKWGAQHWQKPLTSTTRHTTRHDAASIAIGRRAQGYPIRRRTAPPRTHQSDGCGHRTVQAGPDAPGREGPRPRLPGPRTRSVPPDAERTRATRTPNTVRGARSEQEWVQHSLLLTE; this comes from the coding sequence GTGGGTGGTCTGCGAAAGCTTGCGGCACCGTTCATCGCACCGGGCCCGTCGGGTGTGGCCATCCGTACCCGGCTCACGCAGCTCACCGTCGTGGACGTGGAGGTGCTGCGGCAGGTGGGCGCTCATCTGGGCACCCTCGCCTCCCGAGACCTGAGGGCGCGCTGCCGTGACGGCCTGGACCACGACGCCGGAGCGTGGGCGGTGCGCAAGCGTGAGCTGACCCCTCGGTCGTCGGCCCGGTGGGCGGGTGCGATCACCAAAGCCACGCACGACCAGTGGGCGCTGGCCCGCCGCAGCGCCCGCGCCCACATCCAGTCCCTGGAGACGGGGGTGCGGACCCTGCGGCACCGGCTGTCACTGCCCGTCGGGCAGAAGGGGTCCAAGCGCGCACCAGGTGGGTACCGCAGCCGGCGGGAGTGGTTCCACAAGTCCCGCCGCCTGGCCATCCTGGAGCACCGCTTCGAGGAGGTCCGCGCCGAGCGGGAAGCCGGAAAAGTCTCCGTGGTGCGGGGCGGGCGACGCCTGCTGCACCAGCGCCACCACCTCACCGACGCGCACAGGACCGAAGAGCGGTGGCGTCGGGAGTGGCAGGCGGCACGCCGGTTTTTGACCGCCGACGGTGAATCCGGCAAGCGGCACGGGAACGAGACCATCCGCATCAGCCCCGACGGTGAGGTCAGTATCAGACTCCCCGCCCCGCTCAGTCATCTGGCCAATGCCCCGCACGGCCGGTACGTCCTCACCGGCCGGGTCCGGTTCGCGCACCGCGGGCAGGAATGGGCCGACCGCGTCGCGGCGAACCGGGCCATCGCCTACCGCATCCACTACGACGTGAGCCGTGGCCGCTGGTATGTGACCGGCTCCTGGCAGAAGCCCGTCACCCGCACGATCCCCCTGGCTGCGGCGCTGGCACAGGGAACGGTCGGGGTCGACATGAACGCCGACCACCTCGCCGCCTGGCGCCTCGACGTCCACGGCAACCCCACCGGACACCCACACCGCTTCATCTACGACCTGACCGGACCCGCCGACCACCGCGACGCCCAGCTCCGCCACGCCCTGACCCGACTGCTGCACTGGGCCCGCACCTGCGGCGTCAAGGCCATTGCCGTCGAAGACCTCGACTTCACCGCCGAGACAACCCGCGAGAAACACGGCGGACGCAAGCGGTTTCGAAAGCTGCTCTCCGGCCTGCCCACCGGCCGGCTCCGCGCCCGCCTGACCTCCATGGCCGACCGGACGGGCATCACCGTCATCGCCGTCGACCCCGCCTACACCAGTAAGTGGGGCGCCCAGCACTGGCAGAAGCCACTGACCAGCACCACCCGTCACACTACCCGGCACGATGCGGCGAGCATCGCGATCGGACGACGCGCCCAGGGGTATCCCATCCGGCGTCGGACGGCACCGCCCCGCACCCACCAGAGCGATGGATGCGGGCATCGGACCGTCCAGGCCGGACCGGATGCCCCCGGGCGTGAGGGACCCCGCCCCCGCCTTCCCGGACCACGGACACGATCCGTGCCGCCGGACGCGGAACGAACGCGGGCGACCAGGACACCCAACACCGTTCGGGGTGCCCGCAGCGAGCAGGAATGGGTCCAGCACTCACTCCTGCTCACCGAATAG
- a CDS encoding RecB family exonuclease: METSTGAAGRSDSTPVVAADAPVTDGETAGRGETAGAAAARPAAPPASLSPSRANDFMQCPLLYRFRVIDRLPEKPSEAATRGTLVHAVLERLFDVPAAERTAPRAKALVPGQWDRLRESRPEVMELFTEDPEGERLARWLAEAEQLVERWFGLEDPSRLEPAERELFVEAELDSGLRLRGIIDRVDVAPTGEVRIVDYKTGKAPRPEYAEGALFQMKFYALVVWRLKRVIPRRLQLVYLGSGDVVTYDPVRADLERVERKLLALWEAIREATETGDWRPRPTKLCGWCDHQAHCPEFGGTPPPYPLPVRTAGSDAV; this comes from the coding sequence ATGGAGACGAGCACCGGGGCCGCGGGGCGGTCCGACAGCACGCCGGTCGTGGCGGCGGACGCGCCGGTCACTGACGGAGAGACGGCTGGGCGCGGGGAGACTGCCGGGGCGGCCGCGGCGCGGCCCGCCGCGCCGCCCGCCTCGCTGTCCCCCTCGCGGGCCAATGACTTCATGCAGTGTCCGCTGCTGTACCGGTTCCGGGTCATCGACCGGCTGCCGGAGAAGCCGAGCGAGGCGGCGACGCGGGGCACGCTGGTGCACGCGGTACTGGAGCGCCTGTTCGACGTCCCGGCCGCCGAGCGCACCGCGCCGCGGGCGAAGGCACTGGTACCGGGGCAGTGGGACCGGCTGCGGGAGTCCCGGCCGGAGGTCATGGAGCTGTTCACCGAGGATCCGGAGGGCGAGCGGCTGGCGCGCTGGCTGGCGGAGGCGGAGCAGCTGGTGGAGCGCTGGTTCGGCCTGGAGGATCCGAGCCGGCTGGAGCCCGCCGAGCGGGAGCTGTTCGTGGAGGCCGAGCTGGATTCCGGGCTGCGGCTGCGCGGGATCATCGACCGGGTGGATGTGGCGCCCACCGGCGAGGTACGGATCGTCGACTACAAGACGGGCAAGGCGCCGCGGCCGGAGTACGCGGAGGGCGCGCTGTTCCAGATGAAGTTCTACGCCCTGGTGGTGTGGCGGCTGAAGCGGGTGATTCCGCGCCGGCTGCAGCTCGTGTACCTGGGCAGCGGCGATGTCGTGACGTACGACCCCGTCCGCGCCGACCTGGAGCGCGTCGAGCGCAAGCTGCTGGCGTTGTGGGAGGCCATCCGAGAGGCCACGGAGACGGGTGACTGGCGGCCGCGCCCCACCAAGCTGTGCGGCTGGTGCGACCACCAGGCGCACTGCCCGGAGTTCGGCGGCACTCCCCCGCCCTATCCGCTGCCGGTAAGGACCGCCGGGTCCGACGCGGTGTGA
- a CDS encoding response regulator transcription factor codes for MAIRVLLVDDQPLLRTGFRMILEAEQDIAVVGEAGDGLQAQDQVRALQPDVVLMDIRMPRMDGVEATRQITGPERDGPAKVLVLTTFDLDEYVVEALRAGASGFLLKDAPAHELVQAIRVVAAGEALLAPSVTRRLLDKYATHLPSGDEPVPDTLHTLTDREVEVLKLVARGLSNAEIAADLFVSETTVKTHVGHVLTKLGLRDRVQAAVYAYESGLVRPGAQ; via the coding sequence GTGGCCATCCGCGTCCTACTGGTCGACGACCAGCCGCTGCTGCGCACCGGCTTCCGGATGATCCTGGAGGCCGAGCAGGACATCGCGGTCGTCGGCGAGGCCGGGGACGGCCTCCAGGCCCAGGACCAGGTGCGGGCGCTGCAGCCCGACGTGGTGCTGATGGACATCCGCATGCCGCGGATGGACGGCGTGGAAGCGACCCGGCAGATCACCGGCCCCGAGCGGGACGGCCCGGCGAAGGTCCTGGTGCTGACCACGTTCGATCTCGACGAGTACGTGGTGGAGGCGCTGCGCGCGGGCGCCAGCGGCTTCCTGCTGAAGGACGCCCCGGCCCATGAGCTGGTACAGGCGATCCGGGTGGTGGCCGCCGGTGAGGCGCTGCTCGCCCCGAGCGTCACGCGCCGGCTGCTGGACAAGTACGCCACGCATCTGCCGTCCGGTGACGAGCCGGTGCCGGACACACTGCACACGCTGACCGACCGGGAGGTCGAGGTGCTGAAGCTGGTGGCACGGGGGCTGTCCAACGCGGAGATCGCCGCGGACCTGTTCGTCAGCGAGACGACGGTGAAGACGCACGTCGGTCATGTCCTGACGAAGCTCGGGCTGCGCGACCGGGTGCAGGCCGCGGTGTACGCGTACGAGAGCGGCCTGGTGCGCCCGGGAGCGCAGTAG